One window of Anaerolineales bacterium genomic DNA carries:
- the rplS gene encoding 50S ribosomal protein L19 — protein MADLIKAVEAKNNENVPQLSAGDTVSVHVKIKEGDRERIQEFKGMVIRLRNSGNNATVTVRRMASNGIGVERTFLLRSPRVDRIVVERHGKVRRAQLYYMRERTGKGARIKEKFS, from the coding sequence ATGGCAGACCTGATCAAAGCCGTCGAGGCGAAGAATAACGAGAATGTTCCGCAATTATCCGCGGGCGATACGGTAAGCGTACACGTCAAGATCAAGGAAGGCGATCGCGAACGCATCCAGGAATTCAAGGGTATGGTGATCCGCCTGCGAAACAGCGGCAACAACGCGACCGTGACCGTGAGGCGCATGGCGTCGAACGGCATCGGCGTGGAGCGCACGTTTTTGCTCCGCTCGCCGCGCGTGGACAGGATCGTGGTCGAGCGCCACGGCAAGGTCCGCCGCGCACAGTTGTATTACATGCGTGAGCGCACCGGCAAGGGCGCGCGCATCAAGGAAAAGTTTTCCTGA